GGAACGTTTTTAGACTATTTCTCCATGTCGATATCCCTCGCGGGCATCTCTATGCCGATCTTCTGGTTGGGATTGATGCTCATTTTGCTTTTCTCATACTTTCTGCCTATCCTACCGAGCACGGGACGACTGGATGTCATCTTAGATTTAGATATCCAGTCGCGCACCGGTTTTTATCTTATCGATACCCTTCTTGCTGGAAACTTCGCCGCCTTTCGGAACGCCGTCGCACACCTCATCCTCCCAGCGATAACATTGGGCACGATCCCATTAGCAATTATCGCTCGTATGACCCGATCCAGCCTCCTTGAAGTGCTAAACCAACCCTATATCATGACCGCTTACGCGAAAGGTTTACCGCGGTGGAAGGTTATTGGTAAACATGCAATGAAAAACAGTATGGTGCCTGTTCTGACAGTTATAGGATTGGAATTCGGCTATCTATTGGGCGGAGCGATCTTAACCGAGCACATCTTTTCCTGGCCCGGACTGGGTTCATGGTTACGCGCTGCCGTCGAGGCTCGCGATGTTCGCGCAGTGCAAGGCGGCGTGCTTTTCGTTGCTACGGTCTTTATGCTCGTCAATCTTATCGTGGACATGCTGTATGCCTACTTTGATCCACGCATTCGAGTCGGAAACGAAGTTAGATGAACAACGCAACAACCGTTACCAGCCAACAATACGTCCTTCGGAAACTCTTAAGGCACCGTTCTGCTACCATCGGTGCGTCTATTATACTGTTTTTCATTATCATCGCCATCTTCGCGCCACTTATCGCAACGCACGACCCGAGGCATGCCAATGTCGTTGAGCGTCTCAAAGGCTGGTCCAGCGCGCATTATCT
This genomic stretch from Candidatus Poribacteria bacterium harbors:
- a CDS encoding ABC transporter permease, which produces MLSYLLQRFLSIGLSLLAVSLLVFLMVHLIPGDAAVAILGERATEKALIELREDMGLDKPLYHQYAKFLWDVAHLDFGRSFKTKQPVIEEIKRYFPATAELTLAAMAFSILFGIAAGIIAAIFRGTFLDYFSMSISLAGISMPIFWLGLMLILLFSYFLPILPSTGRLDVILDLDIQSRTGFYLIDTLLAGNFAAFRNAVAHLILPAITLGTIPLAIIARMTRSSLLEVLNQPYIMTAYAKGLPRWKVIGKHAMKNSMVPVLTVIGLEFGYLLGGAILTEHIFSWPGLGSWLRAAVEARDVRAVQGGVLFVATVFMLVNLIVDMLYAYFDPRIRVGNEVR